One window of the Pseudomonas knackmussii B13 genome contains the following:
- a CDS encoding thiolase family protein produces the protein MTSVVIAGYARSPFHFAKKGGLIDVRPDDLAAQTVKGLVQRLDLDPARIEDLIIGCAYPEAEQGMNLGRIVGFLAGLPESVAGATVNRFCGSSMTSVHFAAGQIQLGAGEAFLCAGVESMTRVPMGGFNISPNPRLLNEFPQAYMPMGQTAEIVAQRYAISREDQEAMAVRSHAKATRARELGLLAPEIVAIDTPNGRIEEDGCIRPGTSVEALAQLKPAFGGSVTAGTASPLTDGAAAVLVCSEDFARSHGLDILARIKAISVVGCPPEIMGMGPLYATRKLLDRAGLSMADIDLVEINEAFASQALACLRELDLDEDRVNLHGGAMAIGHPLGATGARITGKAAALLKETGGRYAIATQCIGGGQGVATLLEAVRN, from the coding sequence ATGACTTCCGTCGTCATCGCTGGCTACGCCCGTTCGCCCTTCCACTTCGCCAAGAAAGGCGGCCTGATCGACGTCCGCCCGGACGACCTCGCCGCGCAGACGGTCAAGGGGCTGGTACAGCGCCTGGACCTGGACCCGGCGCGCATCGAGGACCTGATCATCGGCTGCGCCTATCCCGAGGCCGAACAGGGCATGAACCTCGGGCGCATCGTCGGCTTCCTCGCCGGCCTGCCGGAAAGCGTCGCCGGCGCCACGGTGAACCGCTTCTGCGGCTCGTCCATGACCTCGGTGCACTTCGCCGCCGGGCAAATCCAGCTCGGCGCCGGCGAGGCATTTCTGTGCGCGGGCGTGGAGTCCATGACCCGCGTGCCCATGGGCGGCTTCAACATCTCGCCCAACCCGCGCCTGCTGAACGAGTTCCCGCAGGCCTACATGCCGATGGGGCAAACCGCGGAGATCGTCGCCCAACGCTACGCCATCTCCCGCGAAGACCAGGAAGCCATGGCCGTGCGCTCGCATGCGAAAGCCACCCGCGCCCGCGAACTGGGCCTGCTCGCACCCGAGATCGTCGCCATCGACACACCCAACGGCCGCATCGAGGAAGACGGCTGCATCCGCCCCGGCACCAGCGTCGAAGCCCTGGCGCAGCTGAAGCCGGCCTTCGGCGGCAGCGTCACCGCCGGCACCGCCTCGCCGCTCACCGATGGCGCGGCCGCAGTGCTGGTGTGCAGCGAGGATTTCGCCCGCAGCCACGGCCTCGACATCCTGGCGCGCATCAAGGCCATCTCGGTGGTCGGCTGCCCGCCGGAAATCATGGGCATGGGCCCGCTCTACGCCACGCGCAAGCTGCTCGACCGCGCCGGCCTGAGCATGGCCGACATCGACCTGGTGGAAATCAACGAAGCCTTCGCCAGCCAGGCCCTGGCCTGCCTGCGCGAACTGGATCTGGACGAGGACCGGGTCAACCTGCACGGCGGCGCCATGGCCATCGGTCACCCGCTGGGCGCCACCGGCGCGCGCATCACCGGCAAGGCGGCGGCGCTGCTGAAGGAAACCGGCGGCCGCTACGCCATCGCCACCCAATGCATCGGCGGCGGCCAGGGCGTGGCCACCCTGCTGGAAGCGGTACGCAACTGA
- a CDS encoding AMP-binding protein — MNHPSYTRGRQDKPLLAMTIGAAFDATSSRFANREALVVRHQNLRYTWAQLADTVNAIARAFLALGLRQGDRVGIWAPNCAQWCITQFASAKVGAVLVNINPAYRTNELEYALKQSGCSWLICADAFKTSDYHGMLGELLPEMADCRPGELSSARLPELRGVVSLASQAPAGFLRWDQLEAIGAGVSTEELAEREALLQFDEPINIQYTSGTTGFPKGVTLSHYNILNNGFMVGESIGLTEHDRLVIPVPLYHCFGMVMGNLGCLTHGSTMIYPSPSFEPEATLQAVAEERATALYGVPTMFIAELDHPRRDEFDLSSLRTGIMAGATCPIEVMRRVIGEMHMAEVQIAYGMTETSPVSLQTGPEDELEIRVTTVGRTQPHLESKIIDGDGRIVPRGTIGELCTRGYSVMLGYWNNPQAAMEAVSPARWMLTGDLAVMDDAGNVRIVGRNKDMIIRGGENIYPREIEEFLYTHHAVADAQVIGIPDEKYGEELVAWVKFHPGHSVVEEELRAFCKARIAHFKVPRYFRFCDDFPMTVTGKVQKFRMREISIEELRAGKTG; from the coding sequence ATGAACCACCCGAGCTACACCCGTGGCCGCCAGGACAAACCGCTGCTGGCCATGACCATAGGCGCTGCCTTCGACGCCACCTCCAGCCGCTTCGCCAATCGCGAGGCCCTGGTCGTGCGGCACCAGAACCTGCGCTACACCTGGGCCCAGCTGGCCGATACGGTGAACGCCATCGCCCGAGCCTTCCTCGCCCTCGGCCTGCGCCAGGGTGACCGCGTGGGCATCTGGGCGCCGAACTGCGCGCAGTGGTGCATCACCCAGTTCGCCAGCGCCAAGGTCGGCGCCGTGCTGGTCAACATCAACCCGGCGTACCGCACCAACGAGCTGGAATACGCGCTCAAGCAGTCCGGCTGCAGCTGGCTGATCTGTGCCGACGCCTTCAAGACCTCCGACTACCACGGCATGCTCGGCGAGCTGCTGCCGGAGATGGCCGACTGCCGCCCCGGCGAGCTGTCCAGCGCGCGCCTGCCGGAACTGCGCGGCGTGGTCAGCCTGGCCAGTCAGGCGCCGGCCGGCTTCCTGCGCTGGGACCAGCTGGAAGCCATAGGCGCCGGCGTAAGCACTGAGGAGCTGGCCGAGCGCGAGGCGCTGCTGCAGTTCGACGAGCCGATCAACATCCAGTACACCTCCGGCACCACCGGCTTCCCCAAGGGCGTGACCCTCAGTCACTACAACATCCTCAACAACGGTTTCATGGTCGGCGAGAGCATCGGCCTCACCGAGCACGACCGCCTGGTGATCCCGGTGCCGCTGTACCACTGCTTCGGCATGGTCATGGGCAACCTCGGCTGCCTGACCCACGGCTCGACCATGATCTACCCGTCGCCCAGCTTCGAACCCGAGGCGACCCTGCAGGCCGTGGCCGAGGAGCGCGCCACGGCGCTCTACGGCGTGCCGACCATGTTCATCGCCGAGCTTGACCACCCGCGCCGCGACGAATTCGACCTGTCCAGCCTGCGCACCGGCATCATGGCCGGCGCTACCTGCCCGATCGAAGTGATGCGCCGGGTGATCGGCGAGATGCACATGGCCGAGGTGCAGATTGCCTACGGCATGACCGAGACCAGCCCGGTATCGCTGCAGACCGGCCCGGAAGACGAGCTGGAAATCCGCGTGACCACCGTGGGCCGCACCCAGCCGCACCTGGAAAGCAAGATCATCGACGGCGACGGCCGCATCGTCCCGCGTGGCACCATCGGCGAGCTGTGCACCCGCGGCTACAGCGTGATGCTGGGCTACTGGAACAACCCGCAGGCGGCCATGGAAGCGGTCAGCCCGGCGCGCTGGATGCTCACCGGCGACCTGGCGGTGATGGACGACGCCGGCAACGTGCGCATCGTCGGGCGCAACAAGGACATGATCATTCGCGGCGGCGAGAACATCTATCCGCGCGAGATCGAGGAATTCCTCTATACCCACCACGCGGTGGCCGACGCCCAGGTGATCGGCATCCCCGACGAGAAGTACGGCGAGGAGCTGGTGGCCTGGGTCAAGTTCCACCCCGGCCATAGCGTGGTCGAGGAAGAGCTGCGGGCGTTCTGCAAGGCGCGCATCGCGCACTTCAAGGTGCCGCGCTACTTCCGCTTCTGCGACGACTTCCCGATGACGGTGACCGGCAAGGTGCAGAAGTTCCGCATGCGCGAGATCAGCATCGAGGAGTTGCGCGCTGGCAAGACAGGCTGA
- the mexE gene encoding multidrug efflux RND transporter periplasmic adaptor subunit MexE, whose translation MERPLNTLRIPLALAAVLVLSACGKAQDTAQSMPAPKVSVAEVIEQPINEWDEFTGRLEAPESVELRPRVSGYIDKVTFREGALVKKGDLLFQIDPRPFQAEVHRLEAQLQQAKANQVRTANEASRGDRLRATNAISAELADARSAAATEARAQVAATQAELDNARLNLSFTQITAPIDGRVSRADVTAGNLVNTGETLLTTLVSTDKVYAYFDADERVYLKYMKLARSGGPNARGASPVYLGLTGEDGFPHLGQLDFLDNQVNPATGTIRGRAVFDNKEGLYTPGLYARLKLVGSGTYPAALIKDEAVGTDLGKKFVLVVGADSKVAYRSIELGPKLEGLRIVRSGLAKGDRIVVNGLQRVRPGAQVEAQGVPMASPDTLAALASQLQAVEAANPQKVAEQSSGKPNRI comes from the coding sequence ATGGAGCGTCCACTGAACACCTTGCGTATCCCCCTCGCGCTGGCCGCCGTGCTGGTGCTCAGCGCCTGCGGCAAAGCGCAGGACACCGCCCAGTCGATGCCCGCGCCGAAAGTCAGCGTGGCCGAAGTCATCGAACAACCGATCAACGAGTGGGACGAGTTCACTGGCCGCCTTGAGGCTCCCGAGTCGGTCGAACTCCGCCCCCGCGTTTCCGGCTACATCGACAAGGTGACCTTCCGCGAAGGCGCCCTGGTGAAGAAAGGCGACCTGTTATTCCAGATCGACCCGCGTCCCTTCCAGGCCGAAGTGCATCGTCTGGAGGCCCAGCTGCAACAGGCCAAGGCCAACCAGGTTCGCACCGCCAACGAAGCCTCGCGCGGTGACCGCCTGCGCGCCACCAACGCGATTTCCGCCGAACTGGCCGACGCCCGCAGCGCCGCTGCCACCGAAGCCCGCGCGCAGGTCGCAGCGACCCAGGCCGAGCTGGACAACGCCCGCCTGAACCTGTCGTTCACCCAGATCACCGCGCCCATCGACGGCCGCGTCTCGCGCGCCGACGTCACCGCCGGCAACCTGGTCAACACCGGCGAAACCCTGCTCACCACCCTGGTCTCCACCGACAAGGTGTACGCCTACTTCGACGCCGACGAGCGCGTCTACCTGAAGTACATGAAGCTGGCCCGCTCCGGCGGCCCCAACGCCCGCGGCGCGAGCCCGGTGTACCTCGGCCTGACCGGCGAGGACGGCTTCCCGCACCTGGGCCAGCTGGACTTCCTGGACAACCAGGTCAACCCGGCGACCGGCACCATCCGCGGCCGCGCGGTGTTCGACAACAAGGAAGGCCTGTACACCCCCGGCCTCTATGCACGGCTGAAACTGGTCGGCTCCGGCACCTACCCGGCGGCGCTGATCAAGGACGAAGCGGTCGGCACCGACCTTGGCAAGAAGTTCGTCCTGGTGGTCGGCGCCGACAGCAAGGTCGCCTACCGCAGCATCGAGCTCGGGCCGAAACTGGAAGGCCTGCGCATCGTCCGCAGCGGCCTGGCCAAGGGCGACCGCATCGTCGTCAACGGCCTGCAACGCGTACGCCCCGGGGCCCAGGTGGAAGCCCAGGGCGTGCCCATGGCCAGCCCCGATACGCTAGCCGCCCTGGCCAGCCAACTGCAGGCGGTGGAAGCCGCCAACCCGCAGAAGGTTGCCGAGCAATCGTCGGGCAAGCCCAACCGCATCTGA
- a CDS encoding PaaI family thioesterase, whose amino-acid sequence MQDLTRDDKIAAWNAQAAAIRARLAPSGVIPTTELRARTPEAFFQGINDGELPPPPMNELIGFLAVEWAPGRFVFQGTPERKHYNPMGTVHGGYTATLLDSCMGCAIHTRLEPGLGYTTIDLRISYIRPMTQDTGPIRAEGTVIHIGRSMALAEGRLYDVDGKLYATGSTTCLILGR is encoded by the coding sequence ATGCAAGACCTGACCCGCGACGACAAGATCGCCGCCTGGAACGCCCAGGCCGCGGCCATTCGCGCACGCCTGGCGCCGTCGGGTGTAATCCCCACTACCGAGCTGCGCGCCCGGACCCCGGAAGCCTTCTTCCAGGGCATTAATGACGGCGAGCTGCCGCCCCCGCCGATGAACGAGCTGATCGGCTTCCTCGCGGTGGAATGGGCGCCGGGCCGCTTCGTCTTCCAGGGCACGCCCGAGCGCAAGCACTACAACCCCATGGGCACGGTGCACGGCGGCTACACGGCGACCCTGCTCGACTCGTGCATGGGCTGCGCCATCCATACCCGGCTGGAACCCGGCCTGGGCTACACCACCATCGACCTGCGCATCAGCTACATCCGCCCGATGACGCAGGACACCGGGCCGATCCGCGCCGAGGGCACGGTGATCCACATCGGCCGCAGCATGGCCCTGGCCGAAGGCCGGCTCTACGACGTGGACGGCAAGCTCTACGCCACCGGCTCCACCACCTGCCTGATCCTCGGCCGCTAA
- the pbpG gene encoding D-alanyl-D-alanine endopeptidase, producing MNTRRSILGLILTCSAALSLPALAASKHEATPGTLVLASGSALVVDLDSDKVIYSSKPDVVRPIASVTKLMTAMVVLDAKLPMSEPIDVNISETAEMKGVFSRVHIGSIIDRKQMLQLALMSSENRAAASLAHHYPGGSVAFVKAMNAKAKSLGMLHTHYVEPTGLSPQNVSNAHDLIRLVKAAYQYPAIRELSTTATKDARFSHPGYSLSFFNTNPLVRAGKWDIRLTKTGFTNDAGHCLVMVTVMNGRPVALALLDAFGKRTHVADAARIRRWVETGQASPVPAVALHYKSSKGQGMQAAE from the coding sequence ATGAACACACGTCGATCGATACTCGGCCTGATCCTCACCTGTTCCGCTGCCCTCTCCCTGCCTGCCCTCGCCGCCAGCAAACACGAAGCCACCCCCGGCACCCTGGTGCTGGCCTCCGGCAGCGCCCTGGTGGTCGACCTGGACTCGGACAAGGTGATCTATTCCAGCAAGCCCGACGTGGTCCGTCCGATCGCCTCGGTGACCAAGCTGATGACCGCCATGGTGGTGCTTGACGCCAAGCTGCCGATGAGCGAGCCGATCGACGTCAACATCTCGGAAACCGCTGAAATGAAGGGCGTGTTCTCGCGCGTCCACATCGGCAGCATCATCGACCGCAAGCAGATGCTGCAGCTGGCCCTGATGTCCTCCGAGAACCGCGCCGCCGCGAGCCTGGCGCACCACTACCCAGGTGGCAGCGTGGCCTTCGTCAAGGCGATGAACGCCAAGGCCAAGTCGCTGGGCATGTTGCACACCCACTACGTCGAGCCGACCGGCCTGTCGCCGCAGAACGTCTCCAACGCCCATGACCTGATCCGCCTGGTCAAGGCCGCGTACCAGTACCCAGCCATCCGCGAACTGAGCACCACTGCCACCAAGGACGCGCGCTTCAGCCATCCGGGCTATTCGCTGAGCTTCTTCAACACCAATCCGCTGGTGCGCGCCGGCAAATGGGATATCCGCCTGACCAAGACCGGCTTCACCAACGACGCCGGCCATTGCCTGGTGATGGTCACCGTGATGAACGGCCGTCCGGTCGCCCTGGCGCTGCTCGATGCCTTCGGCAAGCGCACCCACGTTGCAGACGCCGCGCGTATCCGCCGCTGGGTGGAAACCGGCCAGGCCTCGCCGGTGCCTGCCGTCGCCCTGCACTACAAGAGCTCCAAGGGTCAGGGCATGCAAGCCGCCGAATGA
- a CDS encoding efflux transporter outer membrane subunit: MKLKVFAPALLALSLSACMVGPDYKQPDTAPAQLDTSGANLDRGRFEDAWWKQFDDPVLSQLVEQAMKDNRELRVAYDRVVASRAIRDDVANDRYPTVTSRASSQIGKGQVPGETEDRVNQERYDLGLDMIWEVDLFGRVRRELQSADATSQAIQADLQQLQVSLIAELADAYGQLRGAQLREGIARDNLKNQRESRDLTIQLRDNGVGNELDVQRAEARLAATEATLPQLQAEEVRQRNRIATLLGQRPDQLSVDLSPKQLPAIAKALPIGDPSELLRRRPDVSAAERRLAAATADVGVATADLFPKVSLGGFLGYTAGRGSQIGSSAASAWGVAPSITWAAFDLGSVRARLRASKADADAALATYEQQVLLALEESSNAFSDYGKRQQRMLVLVRQSEASRKAAELAGVQYREGTLDFLNLLDAEREQLAAEDAQALAEVDVYRGIVAIYKALGGGWQPQA, translated from the coding sequence ATGAAATTGAAAGTCTTCGCCCCGGCGCTGCTGGCCCTGAGCCTCAGCGCCTGCATGGTCGGCCCCGACTACAAGCAGCCGGACACCGCGCCGGCGCAACTCGACACCAGCGGCGCCAACCTCGACCGCGGCCGCTTCGAGGACGCCTGGTGGAAGCAGTTCGACGACCCGGTGCTGTCGCAACTGGTCGAGCAGGCCATGAAGGACAACCGCGAGCTGCGCGTGGCCTACGACCGCGTGGTGGCATCGCGGGCGATCCGCGACGACGTCGCCAACGATCGCTACCCGACCGTGACCAGCCGCGCCTCCTCGCAGATCGGCAAGGGCCAGGTGCCCGGCGAGACCGAAGACCGGGTCAACCAGGAGCGCTACGACCTGGGCCTCGACATGATCTGGGAAGTCGACCTGTTCGGCCGCGTGCGCCGCGAGCTGCAATCGGCAGACGCCACCAGCCAGGCGATCCAGGCCGACCTGCAGCAACTGCAGGTCAGCCTGATCGCCGAGCTGGCCGACGCTTACGGCCAACTGCGCGGCGCTCAGCTGCGCGAAGGCATTGCCCGCGACAACCTGAAGAACCAGCGCGAGTCGCGCGACCTGACCATTCAGCTGCGTGACAACGGCGTCGGCAACGAACTGGACGTACAGCGCGCCGAAGCCCGCCTGGCCGCTACCGAAGCCACGCTGCCGCAACTGCAGGCCGAGGAAGTGCGCCAGCGCAACCGCATCGCCACCCTCCTCGGCCAGCGCCCGGACCAGCTCTCGGTGGACCTCTCGCCGAAGCAGCTACCGGCCATCGCCAAGGCCCTGCCGATCGGCGACCCGAGCGAGCTGCTGCGCCGTCGCCCTGACGTCAGCGCCGCCGAACGCCGCCTGGCCGCCGCCACCGCCGATGTCGGCGTGGCCACGGCGGACCTGTTCCCGAAAGTCAGCCTCGGCGGCTTCCTCGGCTACACCGCCGGACGCGGTTCGCAGATCGGCTCCTCGGCGGCCAGCGCCTGGGGCGTGGCCCCGAGCATCACCTGGGCCGCGTTCGACCTGGGCAGCGTGCGGGCGCGCCTTCGCGCCTCCAAGGCCGACGCCGACGCCGCGCTTGCGACCTACGAACAGCAGGTGCTGCTGGCCCTGGAAGAGTCCTCCAACGCCTTCAGCGACTACGGCAAGCGCCAGCAGCGCATGCTGGTCCTGGTGCGCCAGTCCGAAGCCAGCCGCAAGGCGGCGGAGCTGGCCGGCGTGCAGTACCGCGAAGGCACCCTGGACTTCCTCAACCTGCTCGACGCCGAACGCGAGCAACTGGCCGCCGAAGACGCCCAGGCGCTCGCCGAAGTCGACGTGTATCGCGGCATAGTCGCGATCTACAAAGCCCTCGGCGGCGGCTGGCAACCCCAGGCCTGA
- a CDS encoding efflux RND transporter permease subunit, with amino-acid sequence MNFSQFFVQRPIFAAVLSLIILIGGAISLFQLPISEYPEVVPPTVVVRANFPGANPKVIGETVAAPLEQAITGVENMLYMSSQSTADGKLTLTITFALGTNLDNAQVQVQNRVTRTEPKLPEEVTHIGITVDKASPDLTMVVHLTSPDKRYDMLYLSNYAILNIKDELARLDGVGDVQLFGMGDYSLRVWLDPNKVAVRNLTATDVVNAIREQNRQVAAGALGAPPSPTATSFQLSINTQGRLVTEEEFENIIIRSGPNGEITRLKDIARVELGSSQYALRSMLDNQPAVAIPIFQRPGSNAIAISNEVRAKMAELKKTFPQGVDYSIVYDPTIFVRGSIEAVVHTLFEALILVVLVVVLFLQTWRASIIPLAAVPVSLIGTFAVMHAFGFSLNALSLFGLVLAIGIVVDDAIVVVENVERNISLGLTPVEATKRAMKEVTGPIIATALVLCAVFVPTAFISGLTGQFYRQFALTIAISTVISAFNSLTLSPALSAVLLKGHHEPKDRFSVLLDKLLGSWLFRPFNRFFDRASHGYVGTVTRVLRGSSIAVLIYGGLIALTWLGFSSTPTGFVPQQDKQYLVAFAQLPDAATLDRTEEVMKRMSDIAGKHPGIEHTVSFPGLSINGFTNSPNSGIVFTPLKDFDQRKGPGMSANEIAAELNKQFADIQDAYIAIFPPPPVQGLGTIGGFRVQVEDRGGLGYEELYKQVQNVLAKARATPELNPMSVFTSYQVNVPQVDAAIDREKAKTHGVAISDIFDTLQVYLGSLYANDFNRFGRTYQVNVQADQQFRLEPEQIGQLKVRNNRGEMVPLATFIKVSDTSGPDRVMHYNGFITAEINGAAAPGYSSGQAEAAMEKLLKQELPNGMTYEWTDLTYQQILAGNSAIYVFPLCVLLAFLVLAALYESWGLPLAVILIVPMTLLSAIGGVILSGGDNNIFTQIGLIVLVGLACKNAILIVEFAKDKQEEGMDRVSAVLEACRLRLRPILMTSIAFIMGVVPLVLSSGAGAEMRHAMGVAVFSGMLGVTFFGLLLTPVFYVLIRRFMEAREAKKQQRATLNHEASHA; translated from the coding sequence ATGAACTTCTCGCAATTCTTCGTGCAGCGGCCGATATTCGCCGCCGTGCTCTCGCTGATCATCCTGATCGGCGGGGCCATCTCGCTGTTCCAGCTGCCGATCAGCGAATACCCGGAAGTGGTACCGCCCACCGTGGTGGTGCGCGCCAACTTCCCCGGCGCCAACCCCAAGGTGATTGGCGAAACCGTCGCCGCGCCGCTGGAGCAGGCCATCACCGGCGTCGAGAACATGCTCTACATGTCCTCGCAGTCCACCGCCGACGGCAAACTGACCCTGACCATCACCTTCGCCCTGGGCACCAACCTGGACAACGCCCAGGTGCAGGTGCAGAACCGCGTAACGCGCACCGAGCCGAAGCTGCCGGAAGAGGTCACGCACATCGGCATCACCGTCGACAAGGCTTCGCCCGACCTGACCATGGTCGTGCACCTGACCTCGCCGGATAAGCGCTACGACATGCTCTACCTGTCCAACTACGCCATCCTCAACATCAAGGACGAGCTGGCGCGCCTGGACGGCGTGGGCGACGTGCAGCTGTTCGGCATGGGCGACTACTCGCTGCGCGTGTGGCTCGACCCGAACAAGGTGGCCGTGCGCAACCTGACCGCCACCGACGTGGTCAATGCCATCCGCGAGCAGAACCGCCAGGTAGCCGCCGGCGCCCTGGGCGCACCGCCCTCCCCAACCGCCACCAGCTTCCAGCTGTCGATCAACACCCAGGGTCGCCTGGTCACCGAGGAAGAGTTCGAGAACATCATCATCCGCAGCGGCCCCAACGGCGAGATCACCCGCCTGAAGGACATCGCCCGCGTCGAACTCGGCTCCAGCCAGTACGCCCTGCGTTCCATGCTGGACAACCAGCCGGCCGTGGCCATCCCGATCTTCCAACGTCCCGGCTCCAACGCCATCGCCATCTCCAACGAGGTGCGCGCGAAGATGGCCGAACTGAAGAAGACCTTCCCGCAGGGCGTGGATTACTCCATCGTCTATGACCCGACCATCTTCGTCCGCGGCTCCATCGAGGCGGTGGTGCACACCCTGTTCGAAGCGCTGATCCTGGTGGTGCTGGTGGTCGTGCTGTTCCTGCAGACCTGGCGCGCCTCGATCATCCCGCTGGCCGCCGTACCGGTGTCGCTGATCGGCACCTTCGCGGTGATGCACGCCTTCGGCTTCTCGCTCAACGCGCTGTCGCTGTTCGGCCTGGTGCTGGCGATCGGCATCGTGGTGGACGACGCCATCGTGGTGGTGGAGAACGTCGAGCGGAACATCAGCCTTGGCCTCACGCCGGTCGAGGCGACCAAGCGCGCCATGAAGGAAGTGACTGGGCCGATCATCGCCACCGCGCTCGTGCTCTGCGCCGTGTTCGTGCCGACCGCCTTCATCTCCGGCCTCACCGGGCAGTTCTACCGCCAGTTCGCGCTGACCATCGCCATCTCCACGGTGATCTCGGCGTTCAACTCGCTGACCCTGTCGCCGGCGCTCTCGGCCGTGCTGCTGAAAGGGCACCACGAGCCGAAGGACCGCTTCTCGGTACTGCTCGACAAGCTGCTCGGCAGTTGGCTGTTCCGCCCGTTCAACCGCTTCTTCGACCGCGCCAGCCATGGCTACGTCGGCACCGTCACCCGCGTGCTGCGCGGCAGCTCCATCGCCGTGCTGATCTATGGCGGCCTGATCGCGCTGACCTGGCTGGGCTTCTCCAGCACCCCGACCGGCTTCGTGCCGCAGCAGGACAAGCAGTACCTGGTCGCCTTCGCCCAACTGCCCGACGCCGCCACCCTCGATCGCACCGAGGAAGTGATGAAGCGCATGTCGGACATCGCCGGCAAGCACCCGGGCATCGAGCACACCGTGTCCTTCCCCGGCCTGTCGATCAACGGCTTCACCAACAGCCCGAACAGCGGCATCGTCTTCACCCCGCTGAAGGACTTCGACCAGCGCAAGGGCCCGGGCATGTCGGCCAACGAGATCGCCGCCGAACTGAACAAGCAGTTCGCCGACATCCAGGACGCCTACATCGCCATCTTCCCGCCGCCGCCCGTGCAGGGGCTGGGGACCATCGGCGGCTTCCGCGTGCAGGTCGAGGACCGTGGCGGTCTGGGCTATGAGGAGCTGTACAAACAGGTGCAGAACGTCCTCGCCAAGGCCCGTGCGACGCCCGAGCTGAACCCCATGTCGGTGTTCACCAGCTACCAGGTGAACGTGCCGCAGGTGGATGCCGCCATCGACCGTGAAAAGGCCAAGACCCACGGCGTGGCCATCAGCGACATCTTCGACACCCTGCAGGTGTACCTGGGTTCGCTGTACGCCAACGACTTCAACCGCTTCGGCCGCACCTACCAGGTCAACGTCCAGGCCGACCAGCAATTCCGCCTGGAGCCCGAGCAGATCGGCCAGCTGAAGGTGCGCAACAACCGCGGCGAGATGGTTCCGCTGGCGACCTTCATCAAGGTCAGCGACACCTCCGGCCCCGACCGCGTAATGCACTACAACGGCTTCATCACCGCCGAGATCAACGGCGCGGCAGCCCCCGGCTACAGCTCCGGCCAGGCCGAGGCGGCGATGGAGAAACTGCTGAAGCAGGAACTGCCCAACGGCATGACCTACGAGTGGACCGACCTGACCTACCAGCAGATCCTCGCCGGCAACTCCGCGATCTACGTGTTCCCGCTCTGCGTGCTGCTCGCCTTCCTGGTGCTGGCCGCGCTGTACGAGAGCTGGGGCCTGCCGCTGGCGGTGATCCTGATCGTGCCCATGACGCTGCTGTCGGCCATCGGCGGGGTGATCCTCTCCGGCGGTGACAACAACATCTTCACCCAGATCGGCCTGATCGTACTGGTGGGCCTGGCGTGCAAGAACGCGATCCTCATCGTCGAGTTCGCCAAAGACAAACAGGAAGAAGGCATGGACCGCGTCAGCGCCGTACTGGAAGCCTGCCGCCTGCGCCTGCGGCCGATCCTGATGACCTCCATCGCCTTCATCATGGGCGTGGTGCCGCTGGTCCTGTCCTCCGGCGCCGGTGCCGAAATGCGCCATGCCATGGGTGTCGCGGTGTTCTCCGGGATGCTCGGCGTGACCTTCTTCGGCCTGCTGCTGACGCCGGTGTTCTACGTGCTCATCCGTCGCTTCATGGAAGCCCGCGAAGCGAAGAAACAGCAACGCGCCACCCTGAACCACGAGGCTAGCCACGCATGA